The following nucleotide sequence is from Centropristis striata isolate RG_2023a ecotype Rhode Island chromosome 7, C.striata_1.0, whole genome shotgun sequence.
TGAGTATACCAATTACTAATACACTGTATTATGCTAGATATTGTGAgaaattatttcaaatattaaatgttttatattcaaGCTGATCAGAACAGACCTCAAGTATGACCAAAGATATAGTGCAGTCATTTTAAATATCTCTGAGAGCATTCTTTGACatctaaagatgaaaagtattaCTTATTGAGGGAACATGTGAAAGAGCATATGTTTGATCTTGTCGGAAAATGGAGATAACATCACTGTTAACTGAACTTTGGCCTCAGCTAAGGCCTGAAGATGGTGCCATGAAGCTGTGCTTGTGGTGAATACTGTTAGTGTTTGTTTGTCATGGAGGTGGTGTCTGCTTCTTGTAAATCATGCGTGAAAAGAATGAATAATGTTACAGTTTGTTGATCCTCAGTTTGAATTTCTTCACTTAAGGTCAGAGTTCATGTTGGTCACAAGAGTTGCTGAAGAAAGTTCAGCAGGGCACAAAAAAGGCAACATGAACTTGGATCCTGCAATTTAAAACATGGTCTCCCAATtcaataaatgttaaatgttctcACTGAACCTAGGGAGGAATATCTTTTTAAGAGAAAGAAGAGGGGATATGAAGAAATGTGTTCCTCTGTAtcttaaataatgttttaactGCTTCAATACATGAATTACAGCACCTATCCATTCAACTGACCTTttgaatgttttaatattttaaactgAGTCACAGTGGATGTAATTAGTTTGtaatactaataaataaaaatcagtctAAATTAAGAACATACAGTAAGCTATATAAAATGCAACATAATTGACTGCAGATCAATAAACTCTGGCCGAAACAATCCTGGTTCACGCTGTTCATTTCAGTATTTAAAAGcattaataaatgcatttttcaacTGCAGCAATTCTGTCTTTTACAGCTGTTATATGTATTTGTTATGTTAGCCCATCCTGTCCTGAGAAGGATATCCAGTGTCTtggtattagtattattattaggaGTATTATTCACTCCTCACAGGTATTTTCATGCAACTGGCTGTTCCACATTTGTGATTAATTTGTAGAGATCCATCTTTGGTCAGTGCAATACAAAACATGAGTGGATAGATACTTTATCTGCACTGAACTATGTGATATTGTTCCCAGTCCAATATTAAATCTACAAGGAGGAAAGTACATTTTCTTATCAACCATGAAAACTTTATTGATTAGAAAGTAGTATTTGGGATATTTTGGAAAAAGTTCCAGTATGCTCATTACATCATCAATTCAGCAGAACATGGATGCTAACAATGGAATGCAAGGTGTTGCAACAGCTGCACAATATTATCAGCAGATTTCTGTATAACAACATCATACAGATGACCACTGTGCTCTTGCTGACCAAAGTCCCACTGGGACGAGCCTCCTTCGGGCAGTACTGTCCGTCTCAACACTGTTGACAGGCCTGCGGGGCCAGTCTCCTACCCCGGATATGAGGCGTAGTGGCCCTGTGCTGACAGTAGGGCTGGGACAACGAAGGGCACCGTGTCATTATTTGGAATAAGGAGGGCTGTGAGCGTGGTGGTTGCTCCTCCTTTTTTATGCCCTAATTCTACCCACAGACTCAGTCTTTCTTGGTCCTCTTGGCCTTGGCTATGTTTTCCTGACGTTTctgctttttcttctgttcccgGTCACGTGCTTCAATCATCTTGGCTAGTTTCCAGGACAGCAGTGCACTGGCAATGAAGAGAGGTGTGAGAGCCAGTATGACAGTGGTGAGGAAACCGTAGGGGTCTTTGGCAGCCCACTCCACCACGTACTCTGCCCATGCCCGAACGTCAATCATCCTGGTCAGCAACGATGAGGCTTAATCAAACCTGAGAGAGGGCACCAGGAGAGAAAGCAGTGAATATCCAGAGCAGCGtgatataaagtaaaaaataataatagtatctAAAAGTCCTTCaactaaaaacaatattaagAGTGAGCAAGTGAGTGTTATGGATACAATCTACTTTCACATATGCTGAGAGACTGTTTAcagccccccaaaaaaacagattAGTGATGCAACAGTTCATCAACAGAATTTTATCATTAACAATTTTGATAATGAACTTATTGtttaagtcattatttaagaaacaatatattattttttgttggttttagcTTCTCAAACATAATGCTTGGCTTCTGTTCTCTCATTTGTATCGTtgtaaagtaaaaacatttgGGTTTTTGCAATGCTGGTTGCACAAGAAGCAAAATTACAAAGTCACGTTGGCTGCAAAATTGTCGTTAATCATAGCCTTCATAAAGATACACGCAATCTGTCTGGCTAGTCAGTGAATCAATGacatacatataaaaaggtacTTTCTGAAATAGATGCAGGAAACGAAACCCAAGGGGGCTGGTGACCTCATGTTTGAGGCGCATAGCACATCACCacaatgttttctctctctctctctctctctctcttctgtcttAACTAATAGAGACAAACGGAAGTCCTCCAGAAAGAAAAATGACAGCTGACTGGCCTTGTAAATAGTTAGCTGTTGTGACGTTAggtagttaaccctctgaagtccatttatttattgaaaataacatgtgttatttacagtaataactttatttatatatgatatgtagacatgctgagaaagccagttgaaagtgcaatcataggagctttcagtgtgcaatttatgtttctagaccattttaaaaatgtgaatttgctttctacaatgaaaatattactgtttttaacttacatgcaaatagactgttttgtagttatattatttatttatttttctgctgtttttgtgtgtataaatggtaaaaaaaaaaaaaaaaaactgtgtttgtgacatcttgtgtttgtattttgggttcctggcataCTTTGTTAATTGatcaatgaaatgaaaaatctgactgaccAAATTTGTgatgagaaaaaggagccatgcatgtgatgtaaggacagactgaaagatgctaaacagagacagaaaagaatgcataggaagttgacaaatttgaaccaaaatctcctggacttcagaggtttaaatcaAAATGAACTCACTAAGGTTTACACAGAAAGCTTACATTGCATTATCCAACATGTTTTCACGCTTTACGCCACCTTTCTCATAATATTATCCACGGGTATATTGCCTTTATAATTTGAGTCAATAATATGGGTTTTATCAAGCGTTTATTTATCGTATGGTATTGCTACTTGTTGAGCGCCCGGACAGTTCCTCATGAAACTGCTAATGACCAGCGGCTAACTAGCATTAAGCCGAGTCTTAGCTAGCATCCGTTAGCTGCGTCCCGAAACCCGTTACAAAGCATTTACTCCGTCTACAGCTTCATACAAACAGGCTAATGTGACAGATTCACATTGTTTGCCACTAGCATTAGATCCGAATATCTGAGATGTGGATGAAAGATTTCCATTCTTACTAACGCTAGCAACGCAAGCTAGCCCGCCTATCCATAACGGCCTTACTTTAAGCAGCACTGACTCTCGGCTTAACGGCTCAACAACAATGCATGTGAACGTGGCGAAACTACGGATCTATATTTACGTTATTTTAGTGGTAGTTgtacataaaatgaaataaatacgaAATAAACTTACCAATATGCAGAGATTGTGTTTATATCCACGATAATAATTATGAGCTCCTCCCTCCCTGTTCCGGGAAGTGTCACTGATGTGATGGTCCCTACTTAGTGCTCGCTTGTGATTGGATATGTCGCCTTCATTGAAATATGGGATTTGTAGTCTTTTAAAACTGATTTATAAACTATGAAAATACAGGGCAAATGAAGCAGTAGTTAATGCGGTACTTTGGCTATACTATATTATAATATTGCCTACAAATGTGTAATTATACAGTGGTAAAAAATGAGTGTATGAAAGCagcattaataaatatatagcaTACAGAATGTAATAGTCTATACACAGAGCAGTAACAACACCATTTATATTGGTGTTCTTCTGCTTTCATTCTACAACTATTTTGGGAACATAATGTGACTTAACGGAATTTTGAAATGGTGAGCTATACTCTGAATTACTCTGAAATCAAAGTCTTTGAGACGATTTTGTGGATGTATAGGGAAGAATTTAAAATGGTATACAGTCAAATAAAAAAGGTTATTAGGAGAGCAGTTCTGTGACCAGAGAGCTGCTGGCTGATACCCCTCAGATTATCTGTAAGAGTGTGGGTAAAGCACTCAATTGTCTTCCAGGGTTTCCCCACAGAATTCATAGCCAATAGTATGTGTACTATGATTATGCTAAATAATGTCTGCTGGACAGTGATGATACTAAAATATAGGATGCAGATTAACCCAAAACCCAATTTGGTCCGTAGAATCAGATGACATCAAGCTGTTAAAACTTCTTGTCATCAAACTTTTCTGTCTGTAGAATAAAGCAAACGATAAGGCAATGACTGTGTCAGAAAAAAGCACAAGGCTCCACTGGCCCTCTGGGAAAGATGACTAACATAACAAAGAAGGACCTGCTGGCTTTGTGAACTTCCTGTGGGGAAGTATTGAAACCAAATCAGGTTAGGCCACATCTGCTCTGTCCATACGGCATGGATCACTTTCAGAGCAGTTCAAAGGCCAGCCTTTTAGACCTACTcacagaggaaggagaggggCAGCTGGGAACGCATGCGGAGGACAAACACATTGCAAACACACTTTCTGGTTTGCCAGAATAGTTTAGGCCAAGTTTTATagacaatttaaaaacacatcCCCAATCTGGTGGCTTTTTTGTTATATGCTTATAATTATTAGCTTCTGTCTCTCCAGGCAGGGAGAACCCAGGGGGTGGGCAATGCAGCCGCACCCTAAACCCCTGATGACTATTTTACTCCTACAGAAGTGGGCCCCCTTTTCATGACGCAGCTATAGAACTGGCATTATCAACAGACAGGAAGGAGGACCATAAACTGACTGCACCACAATTTATAGTTAACCAGCTCCACTAGTGTGTGTCATATAATGATTACAAGAAAACCCACTAGTCTGGCCAGACCTTGAGGAATTTCCAACATCCTTTGAATTTTCCCTTTTCTGTTGGGAGTTGACTCAACTCCTGGAGTGAATAAAGAGAAGAGAgtttatactttttttgtttcaaatttcCCAATCCAAGATAACCTTGATGACATCATCTAGGTTATTTTCTCAGACTTATTACCTCAAGCAGAAGATCCCTACAAGTGTTTGCGAAGGCTGAATACTCCCCCTATGACAATTATACCTCATTATTCTTCATGTGTAAAATCTGTGAAGCGCTCatttaaaattaagataaatGATCAGTGTGAgtgtgcgagagagagagagacagagagagacagagagagagagagagagagacagagagagagagagagagagagagagagcttgtctttcagagtgtgtttgtgattaATTGTCAATAAGCTTCAGCACAGCAAACCAATGCCAAACAGCTGACTAAAATGACTGATTAGTGGCTACAGAGGACAAGCATGTCCAGCTCCATATCTTTATGTTCCTCCTCCCACGCCCTTTCTGTCTCTGACAGCTGAGAGTCCTTTGGACTTAAGCCTTGAAAACAACCATCACGTTGTTTTTGAAGAAGCTAGAGCCTGGGGTGGTAGCACAGGCTCCAAAGGAAAAAAGTCAGTTTTCTTGCCCCCTTTTACCCCTGTGGGAAACTGCGAGACCGCCCCTGGATTAAGTCCCCGCCTTTAAACTCAAATAAGAAGGAAACTTCAAAGGCCGTCGGCCGCCGGGGCTCCGCCCTCGCGCTCCCGAACGGCTTCACAAAGGATTTGTCGACGTTCGGGAATTCCGCCTCCAGTTCCTTTTATAGCGCCACTCGTGCGCTGGCAGCGCTCCAGAATCCCGCCCATCCCGGTTACTTTGACAACACAAAGGACTTCACGGAACTCGCAGGCGCCGCCTCCCTTTCCAAATAAGGGCAGTCTCTCCATGTACGGCAAACAATCGGTGCGAGATTGCCCTTTTCTCTTCCTTATCCCGTTTATATGATCGGAGAGGAACTGCGCTTCAGGTTGGAAGCGGTGCGATCATGGCCGAGCGAGTCCAGCAGCCCCCAGCCAAGCGGCTCTGCTGCAGGCCCGGCTACAACCCGGCATGCAGGCAGGGGCAGCGGGCTGGAGGAGTCCTGTGTGGCGGCGCAGGGTCCGCTCCGGGAGGGTCGGGGAATGGAAAAACGCACAACCCCGAGTCGTTGCTCGACATCGCGGCACGCAGAGTCGCGGAGAAGTGGCCGTTCCAGAGGGTGGAGGAGCGGTTCGAGAGGATCCCGGAACCCGTCCAGCGGAGGATCGTATACTGGTCATTCCCGAGAAGCGAGAAGGAGATCTGTATGTATTCCTCTTTCAACGCCGGAGGAGAAGAAAGTGGAACTAGCGGGGACAATAATGACGAGACCCAGCTGCCTTTCCTACGGGGTGTCACTCTGCTAGAGGGTGGCTGGGTGGACAACGTATTGCAAGTCGGTGAGTGGACTATAACGTTACAAAAATGCAGGAAAACAACCTACAATAAACAAAACACCTAACTCGCACCGTTTGCCTTTTTCTATGGAACCATGCCAGACTTTTAAAGGGCTTGTGTTTGCCTTCCATAGCCTTGTGTATTATAAACAATGCAGGGTATTTCCACACCAGTCTACCCTATAGCTGTGTGAGAATAGCCTATTTTCAGATCAGCCTGTAATAGTAGCCCACTTCTCCTTGTTTTTGCCCACTGAGCTGCGCGCATTGAATTGCCCAGAGCCATCCCAATTGGAAGCTTAGCACTTTGTTcctatttttatgtctttccaGCTCTCCATGCCCCCACCAATGGGTACGCAGACAAAAGCCCCCTATATCTTTTCACCGCTGGCTAAATAGACGATATTTAGAAAGGGTGGGAGGGACGGTGATTTAAAGCCACAGTGCTTCTATTTTGTTTGCCAAACACCTTTGTGAGACAGGCTGAAGCTTTTCTGCTGTCTTCACAATATTCAGTTAAAGCCCAGGCTATATGCAGCTGGTAGAGGCAAAGATGCATTTTTTCCCTGTCTGCTGTATTATTTGTGGTAAAGCTCGGAGTAAACAGAGGTGCTGTAGGCTCAGCAAccccctgcctgcctgcctgcttgCCTGCCTCCTTGCCTGGCTGGCTGCCTTTGCCAGAGCCACAATATTTCACTGCAATCGTCAGTGCAATAGACTCAGCTGTCAATCCGACTCCCCACCCTTGGAAACGGTTCAGGATTCTAATCCCATTACCCTCCCCAGTTCATCTGAATCTTAATGCATTCTGCAAACAAGATTTTATGCAtgatcttcttcctcctccctccctcaccctctctatctctctccccTGCTCCCTCTCTCACTTCTTGGCTTACTATCCCTCCAAAGAATCTGTGTGGAGATGGCTTCAGCTCTTGTGGGCTCAGAGAATGTGCAGTGCACAATAGTAGCCATGgagcaggcagacaggcaggcagctctccctccctctctggcCTGTTTACCAGATTCCCCAGCATTAGACTCATTTATGTGCTCACTCTTTTGGGGCTATAGGAAGCTAAACACCCAGCACGGGGTAAAATAGTGTAAGGCGTCAGTGAGGAGATTCATGTGTGCTTTGGAAAACAGTCCAAAATAGTGACAAAGAGGGGAATGGGGTCATTTTCTTTGGCCAtgcgtgtgtttttgtgtgtgtgaaagagaacgagagagaaaaGATTAAGTGTGGGGGTTTGATAAACACAGAGGGGGATTGTGcatgcatctgtgtgtgcatgtgtgtgtcttcgTCTGCACGGGCTGTCAGTCTCATCCTGCATGCTCACAGAGAGTGGAGGATGACAGGCGAGTACACAGCAGGAGGAGGGCATGTTATGCTGATTGCAATTTTCGccccagaattttttttggggCTGGGGAAAATAAAGCCAAGGAAgagaaaatgataaataaaagatgCAATCTACTCCAGGGGACAGGCAGCCACTGGAGGATGAGGGCTTAAAAGCAGGGCAGCATGGGAGGGGGCTGTCAGCCACATCACACACCACATGTATTGGCCCATCAAACACATACAGTGGGTCTGGCCTGGAAAAGAAAGTGCAGGGTTGTTTTGAGgctgcgtgtgtgcgtgtgtgtgtgtgtgtgtgtgtgtgtgtgtgtgtgtgtgtgtgtgtgtgtgtgtgtgtgtgtgtgtgtgtgtgtgtgtgtgtgtgtgtgtgtgtgtgtgtgtgtgtacacgtaCAAGTGAGCATGGCTTTGTGTGGcttctagtgtgtgtgtgctgtcagtGGGATGGGATTCAGTGTTGATGATGAAAGACAGTAGAGCAATAGAATAGATGTGGAGGTTATTGTGTATGGGGGGGAAAGCTAATATACTTGAATGGATCTGCTGTCGCTGTATTCCTTTCCTCCCCCTctcatctcctccacctccctctctcccaaGTGAGCAGCTATAAAACTCTCCATATTTACTCCCCTAAGGCCAACTACCAGCCCCCAGTCTCCTGtgattatttatctttttctcaAAGACATTAATCACacgctttttccttttttcctccatCTCTTTCCATACATCAGTACTGCAGAGGGAACGGATAGGGGGATGGCGTTTAAGGGGAAGAGCAATAGATCGGGTGATATCAAGAAAAAGAGGGGAAGCCTAGAGGGAAAAAGTGGGTGGAAAATGCAAAAGAGGAAAGAGGCATTGAAATGGTGATTGCAAGAGAAGGGGATGTCTGAAAGTAAAGAATGAAGCGCAGAGAATGGGAAAGAGCGAGATAGATGGGTTGTTCTTCCTCCCATGCGAGCTCATCTGTTCCAATGCCAGCCTTCCAGATAAATATTCATATATGAATGCAAGTGTTATCTAGCAGTCCGCTGCTCCTCCTGTTATAGCAGTGTTATAACAACCCAGCTTCAGCCCTCTTGCACTCTTTCCTCCTGTCGAATCAGTGATGAATTTGTCAGCCGCTGAACAGGTAGTGGAGCACATACCTAACCTCAACCTGTATGAAAAGGCTCTGTgtgtaataatacattaaaaaactgCAGACGAATACAATGAAATATGCATGTTGCTTTGGAGAACAGTCCCATAACAACCGCTGTCTGTCATGAAAATTACATTGTCACAAGCTGATCACAGAAATATCAGCAACCCTGTGCCAAGTTAAAATTTTCTTTAGCTTGTCAATCAGACCGTGTAACTAAGCATCCTTTACTGGTAGAGAAAACTTCCAGAGCTGCCTGTTCTGATCACAGCATCTGTTCTCCGGCCCCCTTGTGTAATTTAGACTCGGCAGCTCATCATGCTGAAAGGAAGGCTAGTATTATGGTGCCCCGTCCTCTAATTATAGAATTCTAATCCTATGGCTCTAACATGGCATGACAAAGCATGTTTGCACTTCATTACCCTCCTTCCTGTTTTAGTCCTCCAGTCTGGGTCAAGTTCACCCCCTCGTCTCTCATTCATATATGACACGTCCTGTCCCGCTCCTCCCCCCTTTGACCCCTCATCCCTCATCCCACCCCCTCTGTGTGCCTTCAGGGCTTTGTGCCAGGAGGTAAATAAACCATAACCCCCCCTTACCCCACCACCACCTCACTCTTACTATCCTCTTACCGTAAGCCCCATGTCCCTATGGAGTGACATACTGATGCCTGGCATATGTCGCTCTCTGCAATGTCATTAGGGCTACATGCTACAGCCTATTTATCCAGCTCTCCTTGTTAGGCTAATTTTTCACATGAAGCTACATGTCATTTTATCATGCTGCTGCCCCAAATCTGAGTGATGAGCTTGTTGAGGCTGTTTTAAATTCAACTAGAATGAAAGCAGATATGCATATCCTGTAGcctattttggtgtattttccATGGTGGTGTTGTCGGACTAGATAGCCTATAATATTTTGCCTTTCCCCTGCTTAAAATATCACTGAATGTCCATGGCAGTCATGCCTGTTTGAGTGTGAATGTCATCCTCCTCTGCTCCACCTATTTCCGAgatgaatttgtgtgtgtgtgcatatgtgtgtgtctgccttgTGCTTCTGCATGCTCATAACTCAGGTTAATTTGTTCACGCTCTGGAGAATCTTAATTAGGTTTCTGCGTCatctactctctctctcaccctcttTTTATCATGATGTCAATGAAACAGTGAAATAACAACCCAGGCTGGTGGTTCCCTGTTTTTTAacctgttcctttttttttggaacaCAGATGGTGAAAATCATAACACAGACTCTGCTAAACCGTATGTTTAGCTCGTAAAAAGCATGCTTTAAGTGTGCGGATGGAGCCATATGTCATTTCCTATTGACTTTAAA
It contains:
- the smim15 gene encoding small integral membrane protein 15, encoding MIDVRAWAEYVVEWAAKDPYGFLTTVILALTPLFIASALLSWKLAKMIEARDREQKKKQKRQENIAKAKRTKKD